From one Gossypium hirsutum isolate 1008001.06 chromosome D08, Gossypium_hirsutum_v2.1, whole genome shotgun sequence genomic stretch:
- the LOC107900663 gene encoding bifunctional pinoresinol-lariciresinol reductase 2: MAMKSKVLIVGGTGYLGKRLVKASLAQGHETFVLHREEIGVDIEKVQMLLSFKQQGAHLVIGSFNDHQSLVKVVKLVDVVICAISGVHIRSHQILLQLKLVDAIKEAGNVKRFLPSEFGTDPARMENAMEPGRVTFDDKMVVRRATEEAGIPFTYISANCFAGYFLGGLCQPGFILPSREQVRLLGDGNQKAIYVDEDDIATYSIKTIDDPRTLNKTVYIRPPQNILSQREVVQIWEKLIGKELLKSSISEQEFLAIMKEQDYAEQVGLTHYYHVCYEGCLANFEIGDGAEEATKLYPEVKYTTVEEYMTRYL, from the exons ATGGCAATGAAAAGCAAAGTGCTCATCGTTGGGGGAACCGGTTACTTGGGGAAGAGGCTAGTTAAGGCAAGTTTAGCACAAGGCCATGAAACTTTCGTGCTGCACAGGGAGGAGATAGGTGTGGATATTGAGAAGGTGCAAATGCTGCTATCGTTTAAGCAGCAAGGGGCTCATCTTGTGATTGGTTCGTTTAACGACCACCAAAGCCtcgtgaaagtggtgaaattagTAGACGTGGTTATTTGTGCAATATCCGGTGTTCATATCCGTAGCCACCAAATACTGCTTCAACTCAAGCTTGTTGATGCCATCAAGGAGGCTGGGAATGTTAAG AGATTCCTGCCATCGGAATTTGGAACTGATCCTGCAAGGATGGAGAATGCAATGGAACCTGGAAGGGTTACATTTGACGACAAAATGGTGGTGAGAAGAGCAACTGAAGAAGCCGGAATTCCTTTCACATATATCTCTGCAAATTGCTTCGCTGGTTACTTCCTTGGTGGGCTGTGCCAACCAGGTTTTATCCTTCCTTCAAGGGAACAAGTTCGTTTGCTTGGAGATGGCAATCAAAAGG CAATTTATGTTGATGAAGATGATATAGCAACGTATAGCATCAAAACAATAGACGACCCTCGAACCCTAAACAAAACAGTGTATATAAGGCCACCCCAAAACATACTATCTCAAAGGGAAGTGGTCCAAATATGGGAGAAACTCATCGGGAAAGAGCTGCTTAAGTCTTCCATTTCAGAGCAAGAGTTTCTAGCAATTATGAAAG AACAAGATTATGCAGAGCAAGTTGGATTAACACATTACTATCATGTGTGTTACGAGGGATGCCTTGCCAATTTTGAAATAGGTGATGGAGCCGAAGAAGCCACCAAGCTTTACCCTGAAGTCAAGTACACAACGGTTGAGGAGTATATGACCCGTTATTTATAA